One part of the Aliivibrio fischeri ATCC 7744 = JCM 18803 = DSM 507 genome encodes these proteins:
- a CDS encoding Fe(3+) ABC transporter substrate-binding protein, translated as MKKLLSVSALIAGMFAPSVMAAEEVNVYSYRQPFLVEPMFKEFTKETGIQVNVKFAKKGLAEKLAQEGELSPADVILTTDISRLAELTNKNLVQPVDSKVIDANVPAQYRDAEDEWFALTLRARNVYSSRDRVGKLGADFDYADLAKPEWKGKICTRSGKHPYNVSLVSSMIAHHGEAEAKTWLEGVKSNLARKPQGNDRAQVKAIKEGLCDLALGNSYYLGKMVNDPKQVSWAESVYINFPNQNTDGTHVNVSGMAMAKYAPNKDNALKLMEFLTGDVAQGMYAEVNYEYPVKPGVKRSELVASWGDFKADTLSLDEIADNHTKAIKLLDEVKFDL; from the coding sequence ATGAAAAAATTACTATCAGTTTCTGCTTTAATTGCAGGTATGTTTGCACCAAGTGTTATGGCTGCTGAAGAAGTTAACGTTTACTCTTACCGCCAACCTTTCTTAGTTGAGCCTATGTTTAAAGAGTTCACAAAAGAGACCGGTATTCAGGTTAATGTTAAATTCGCTAAAAAAGGTTTAGCTGAGAAATTGGCTCAAGAAGGGGAATTAAGCCCTGCTGATGTTATTTTAACAACTGATATTAGCCGTTTAGCTGAATTAACTAATAAAAATTTAGTTCAACCTGTTGATAGTAAAGTTATTGATGCAAATGTTCCTGCACAATATCGTGATGCTGAAGATGAGTGGTTTGCTCTAACACTTCGCGCTCGTAACGTTTATTCATCTCGTGACCGTGTGGGTAAATTAGGTGCTGATTTTGATTATGCTGATTTAGCTAAGCCAGAATGGAAAGGTAAGATTTGTACTCGTAGTGGTAAGCATCCTTACAATGTATCTCTTGTTTCTTCAATGATTGCTCATCATGGTGAAGCAGAAGCGAAAACGTGGTTAGAAGGCGTAAAATCGAACCTTGCTCGTAAGCCTCAGGGTAATGATCGTGCACAAGTTAAAGCGATTAAAGAAGGTCTTTGTGATCTTGCTTTAGGTAATAGTTACTACTTAGGCAAAATGGTTAACGATCCAAAGCAAGTTTCTTGGGCTGAGTCGGTATACATTAACTTCCCAAATCAAAATACTGACGGTACACATGTGAATGTGAGTGGTATGGCGATGGCAAAATATGCACCGAATAAAGATAACGCATTAAAATTAATGGAGTTCTTAACTGGTGATGTAGCACAAGGTATGTATGCTGAAGTTAATTATGAATACCCTGTAAAACCAGGTGTGAAGCGTTCAGAGTTAGTTGCCTCTTGGGGAGATTTTAAAGCGGATACACTTTCTTTAGATGAAATCGCAGATAACCATACAAAAGCGATTAAGCTTTTAGATGAAGTTAAATTCGATCTTTAA
- a CDS encoding ammonium transporter gives MELSTTVSELRYALDTFFFLMSGALVMWMAAGFAMLEAGLVRSKNTTEILTKNICLYAIACTTYLVVGYNIMYVDNGSGGFLPSIGTLIGTQAEGADHSLESDFFFQVVFVATAMSVVSGAVAERMKLWSFLIFSAILTAFIYPMEGYWTWGGGFLSEAGFSDFAGSGIVHMAGASAALAGVLLLGARKGKYGKKGQIYPIPGSNMPLATLGTFILWFGWFGFNGGSQLMVSDFENATAVGQIFLNTNAAAAAGAITALFVCKSTWGKADLTMVLNGALAGLVAITADPLSPSPLAAVSVGAVAGALVVFSIVGFDKIKIDDPVGAISVHGVCGFFGLMVVPLSNSDATFGAQLLGAVVIFAWVFGASLAVWAVLKATVGIRVTEEEELEGMDVHDCGIDAYPEFVSVK, from the coding sequence ATGGAACTTTCAACAACAGTATCAGAACTTCGTTATGCGTTAGATACCTTCTTCTTTTTGATGTCAGGTGCATTAGTTATGTGGATGGCAGCAGGGTTTGCCATGCTAGAAGCAGGTTTAGTTCGTTCAAAAAATACAACAGAGATCCTAACTAAAAATATCTGTTTATATGCAATCGCTTGTACCACGTATTTAGTGGTTGGTTATAACATTATGTATGTTGATAACGGCTCAGGTGGTTTTTTACCTTCGATAGGAACCTTAATTGGTACACAGGCTGAAGGTGCCGATCATTCATTAGAATCAGACTTTTTCTTCCAGGTGGTGTTTGTAGCTACTGCAATGTCTGTGGTTTCAGGAGCGGTTGCTGAGCGTATGAAGCTATGGTCATTCCTTATTTTTTCAGCGATTTTAACCGCTTTTATTTATCCAATGGAAGGTTATTGGACATGGGGTGGTGGCTTCCTATCAGAAGCAGGATTCAGTGACTTTGCTGGCTCAGGTATCGTTCATATGGCTGGTGCATCTGCGGCGCTTGCAGGCGTTCTATTACTAGGGGCTCGTAAAGGTAAGTACGGTAAGAAAGGTCAAATATATCCAATTCCAGGTTCAAATATGCCTTTAGCTACACTGGGTACTTTTATTTTATGGTTTGGTTGGTTTGGTTTTAATGGCGGCTCTCAGTTAATGGTTTCTGACTTTGAGAATGCAACGGCGGTCGGACAGATCTTTTTGAATACGAATGCAGCAGCGGCGGCAGGAGCAATTACGGCATTATTTGTATGTAAGAGCACATGGGGTAAAGCTGATTTAACCATGGTATTAAATGGGGCATTAGCAGGTTTAGTTGCTATCACTGCAGATCCGTTATCACCGTCACCATTAGCTGCTGTAAGTGTTGGTGCAGTCGCTGGAGCTCTGGTTGTATTTAGTATTGTTGGTTTTGATAAAATTAAAATTGATGATCCTGTAGGTGCTATTTCTGTTCATGGTGTGTGTGGCTTCTTTGGCTTAATGGTGGTTCCTTTGAGTAACTCTGATGCCACATTTGGAGCGCAACTACTTGGTGCTGTTGTGATCTTCGCATGGGTATTTGGTGCAAGTTTAGCTGTGTGGGCAGTGCTGAAAGCAACCGTTGGTATTCGAGTAACTGAGGAAGAGGAGCTTGAAGGTATGGATGTACATGATTGTGGTATCGATGCTTATCCAGAGTTTGTAAGTGTAAAATAG
- a CDS encoding P-II family nitrogen regulator → MKIINAIIKPFKLDDVREALADAGVDGMTVSEVKGFGRQKGHTELYRGAEYQVDFLPKVKLEIAVQAEGVDRIVEAISKAAHTGKIGDGKIFVYDLQQAVRIRTGETDTEAL, encoded by the coding sequence ATGAAAATAATTAACGCCATAATTAAACCATTTAAATTAGACGATGTTAGAGAAGCGCTTGCTGATGCTGGAGTAGATGGCATGACCGTTTCAGAAGTGAAAGGATTTGGACGTCAAAAAGGTCATACTGAACTATATCGAGGGGCTGAGTATCAAGTCGATTTTCTTCCAAAAGTAAAATTAGAAATAGCGGTTCAAGCGGAAGGGGTTGACCGTATTGTTGAAGCGATCAGCAAAGCGGCGCACACAGGTAAGATTGGGGATGGAAAGATTTTCGTTTATGACCTTCAGCAAGCTGTGCGTATTCGTACTGGTGAAACCGATACCGAAGCACTTTAA
- a CDS encoding YacL family protein encodes MDYEFKKNTLEGTYHANFSMGHEAMGRWLVEDVAKNTDLLAEIYKHIALIKNTQDEWTLSGKVMTLVLSDQEVIVQENALFEQSDEEFEEDIHMYDDECISVCGLEDFETMLQSWEAFINRF; translated from the coding sequence ATGGATTACGAATTTAAGAAAAATACCCTTGAGGGTACATACCATGCGAATTTTTCTATGGGGCATGAAGCCATGGGACGTTGGTTAGTTGAAGATGTAGCGAAAAATACGGATTTACTCGCAGAAATATATAAGCACATCGCTTTAATTAAAAATACACAGGATGAGTGGACGTTATCAGGCAAGGTGATGACATTAGTATTGAGCGATCAAGAAGTCATTGTTCAAGAGAACGCATTGTTTGAACAATCTGATGAAGAGTTCGAAGAAGATATTCATATGTATGATGATGAATGTATATCAGTATGTGGATTAGAAGATTTTGAAACTATGCTTCAAAGCTGGGAAGCATTTATAAATCGTTTTTAA
- a CDS encoding sugar diacid recognition domain-containing protein, whose amino-acid sequence MQLTTMIAKQIVERSMKIIKHSVNVMDEYGVIIGSGDPSRLNCRHEGAILAINENREVEIDYSTAQQLRGVKAGINLPIVFQNKVIGVVGISGKPSEIQQYGELVKMTAELIIEQAALMTEIQWSKRHKEELVLQLIQPSDLNTQQLYSIAERLELDLNQPRIATIIKVDSFNGENLSLSHLQKLVHLLEYPERDNLVAISSVTLNEVVVLKPITLTDTGWNRSHEEKRIRQLFQRISHDEKFTIKIALGDYFPNLEGLAQSYMTAKATMSTANAKHRILFFQDNKLPVLINGLKSDTWRMEQLKQPIVNLQKADPKGILLKTLKAFFNHNCDSAQTCKSLHIHRNTLRYRLDKINKETGLDINKINDSTYLYLASLMSNK is encoded by the coding sequence ATGCAGTTAACCACAATGATCGCCAAACAAATTGTTGAGCGTTCAATGAAAATTATCAAACACTCTGTCAATGTGATGGATGAGTATGGTGTGATTATTGGTTCAGGGGACCCATCAAGATTAAACTGTCGCCATGAAGGAGCGATACTCGCTATTAATGAAAATCGAGAAGTTGAAATCGATTACTCTACAGCTCAACAATTACGTGGTGTAAAAGCTGGGATTAACTTACCCATTGTGTTTCAAAATAAGGTTATTGGGGTTGTTGGTATTTCTGGAAAACCTTCAGAAATCCAACAGTACGGTGAGTTAGTAAAAATGACCGCCGAACTTATCATTGAGCAAGCCGCTTTAATGACAGAAATCCAGTGGTCTAAACGTCACAAAGAAGAATTAGTTCTACAATTAATTCAACCATCAGACTTAAATACACAACAGCTTTATTCAATTGCTGAACGATTAGAACTCGATCTTAATCAACCACGAATCGCAACCATCATTAAGGTAGATTCTTTTAATGGTGAAAACCTTTCTCTCAGCCATCTTCAAAAATTAGTTCATTTATTAGAATATCCAGAGCGCGATAATTTAGTGGCAATCAGCTCCGTGACCTTAAACGAAGTTGTGGTATTAAAACCAATTACATTAACGGATACAGGATGGAATAGAAGCCATGAAGAAAAAAGGATCCGCCAATTATTTCAACGCATCTCCCATGATGAGAAATTCACAATAAAAATAGCATTGGGTGATTACTTTCCAAATCTAGAAGGACTAGCGCAATCTTATATGACAGCAAAAGCGACCATGAGTACTGCTAATGCTAAACATCGCATTTTATTTTTCCAAGATAACAAGTTACCCGTTTTAATTAATGGACTAAAATCCGATACTTGGCGAATGGAACAATTAAAGCAACCTATCGTTAATCTTCAAAAAGCAGATCCTAAAGGGATATTACTCAAAACCCTTAAAGCCTTTTTTAATCATAATTGTGATTCAGCTCAAACCTGTAAATCACTCCATATTCATAGAAATACACTTCGTTATCGACTTGATAAAATAAACAAAGAAACTGGCTTAGATATCAATAAGATAAATGATTCTACCTATTTATATCTTGCTTCATTAATGAGTAATAAATAA
- a CDS encoding GntP family permease, with protein sequence MIEVSTLGAISALVVAIALILKKVPPAYGMIIGALIGGIVGGVSLTDTVNLMIGGAQGIVTAVLRILAAGVLAGVLIESGAATSIAETIVKKVGETRALLALAVATMILTAVGVFVDVAVITVAPIALAIAQRADLSKMAILLAMVGGGKAGNVMSPNPNAIAAADAFNVPLTSVMAAGVIPGLFGLVFAYFIAKKLVNKGSKVQAHEVVSVDHSRLPSFTTSIVAPLVAISLLALRPIAGINVDPLIALPLGGLLGAVAMGRFRDTNHFAVSGLTRMAPVAVMLLGTGTLAGIIANSGLKSGLIDILTASGLPSYLLAPISGAMMSLATASTTAGTAVAASVFSHTILELGVPALAGAAMIHAGATVLDHMPHGSFFHATGGAVHMDIKERLKLIPYESAVGLMIATVSTLIFGVFGLFV encoded by the coding sequence ATGATCGAAGTATCTACCCTAGGCGCTATTTCAGCGCTCGTTGTTGCTATCGCCCTCATCCTTAAAAAGGTCCCGCCTGCTTATGGCATGATTATTGGTGCTCTAATTGGTGGTATTGTCGGTGGCGTTTCATTAACAGATACAGTTAACTTGATGATTGGCGGTGCTCAAGGAATTGTTACCGCTGTTTTACGAATTCTTGCAGCTGGTGTTCTTGCTGGTGTATTAATTGAATCAGGTGCCGCAACCTCTATTGCAGAAACCATAGTAAAAAAAGTAGGCGAAACCAGAGCACTACTAGCATTAGCGGTTGCAACAATGATCTTAACGGCTGTGGGGGTTTTCGTAGACGTTGCTGTAATTACTGTTGCTCCTATTGCACTTGCGATTGCTCAGCGTGCAGACCTATCTAAAATGGCTATCTTATTAGCGATGGTTGGCGGCGGTAAAGCTGGTAACGTAATGTCACCTAACCCAAATGCGATTGCGGCAGCCGATGCTTTTAATGTGCCTTTAACTTCAGTGATGGCAGCTGGTGTTATCCCTGGATTATTTGGGTTAGTCTTTGCTTATTTCATCGCTAAAAAACTTGTCAATAAAGGCAGTAAAGTCCAAGCTCATGAAGTGGTTTCTGTTGATCATTCTCGCCTACCTAGTTTTACTACTTCAATCGTAGCCCCTCTTGTTGCCATCAGTCTTTTAGCCCTACGCCCAATAGCGGGTATTAATGTCGATCCCCTCATTGCTCTTCCTTTAGGCGGTCTACTGGGTGCTGTTGCAATGGGACGCTTTAGAGATACCAATCATTTTGCAGTCTCTGGCTTAACTCGTATGGCTCCTGTTGCTGTAATGCTACTTGGTACCGGTACATTAGCAGGTATCATTGCAAACTCAGGGTTGAAATCTGGCCTTATAGATATCTTAACGGCTTCTGGACTTCCATCTTATCTACTTGCTCCGATTTCTGGTGCCATGATGTCGTTAGCAACAGCATCAACAACCGCAGGTACTGCCGTTGCAGCAAGTGTATTTAGTCACACAATTCTAGAACTTGGCGTTCCAGCTCTTGCTGGTGCTGCAATGATTCACGCTGGTGCAACCGTATTAGATCACATGCCACACGGTAGTTTCTTCCATGCCACTGGTGGCGCTGTACATATGGATATTAAAGAGCGTTTAAAACTTATTCCATACGAATCAGCGGTTGGTCTCATGATCGCAACGGTTTCAACCCTCATCTTTGGCGTCTTCGGTTTATTTGTTTAA
- a CDS encoding glycerate kinase, whose translation MKIVIAPDSYKESLTAMEVATAIEAGFKQVLPHAEYIKLPMADGGEGTVQSLIDATGGSIIEHTVTAPLGEQITGFYGLFGDGQTAIIEMAAASGLHLVEPSLRNPLNTTTYGTGELIKAALDKGVKHIIVGIGGSATNDGGIGMAQALGIKLLDKDGNDLAFGGGSLAQLVTIDTSNKDPRLDDITLEVACDVDNPLCGPKGASFVFGPQKGATPEMVSTLDNNLSHYADIMKDQLDKDVKDTAGAGAAGGLGAALLGLFSATLRPGIEIVMDAVNLSDVVSSADLVITGEGRIDSQTIHGKTPIGVARTAKKFDLPVIGIAGCLSDDCAIVHEYGIDAVFSVVPRSVSLELALKEAAINVENTARNVAAIYSMK comes from the coding sequence ATGAAAATCGTTATTGCTCCTGACTCTTACAAAGAAAGTTTAACGGCGATGGAAGTCGCTACGGCCATTGAAGCTGGATTTAAACAAGTATTACCTCATGCTGAATATATAAAGTTACCTATGGCCGATGGTGGTGAAGGTACGGTTCAATCACTGATTGATGCAACTGGAGGCTCAATTATCGAGCACACAGTAACTGCGCCTCTTGGTGAACAAATTACTGGTTTTTATGGATTATTTGGCGATGGCCAAACAGCCATTATCGAGATGGCAGCTGCATCAGGTTTACACCTTGTTGAACCAAGTTTACGTAACCCTCTAAATACCACTACTTATGGTACTGGCGAACTAATTAAAGCGGCGCTTGATAAAGGTGTAAAACACATCATTGTAGGAATCGGCGGTAGTGCGACTAATGATGGCGGCATTGGCATGGCTCAAGCACTTGGTATCAAACTTCTGGATAAAGATGGTAATGATCTTGCTTTTGGTGGAGGTTCGTTAGCACAGCTTGTAACGATCGATACATCAAATAAAGATCCTCGTCTTGATGATATTACACTTGAAGTTGCATGCGATGTTGATAACCCACTGTGTGGACCTAAAGGTGCTTCTTTCGTGTTTGGCCCACAAAAAGGGGCAACTCCTGAGATGGTTAGCACGTTAGATAACAATCTAAGCCATTATGCCGATATAATGAAAGATCAACTTGATAAAGACGTAAAAGACACTGCCGGAGCTGGCGCTGCAGGTGGGCTTGGTGCCGCCTTACTTGGTTTATTTAGTGCAACTCTGCGTCCTGGTATTGAAATCGTAATGGATGCCGTAAATCTATCAGATGTTGTATCAAGTGCCGATCTTGTTATCACTGGAGAAGGTCGAATCGATAGCCAAACTATTCATGGAAAAACACCGATTGGCGTAGCAAGAACAGCGAAAAAATTTGATTTACCTGTTATTGGTATTGCAGGTTGTTTATCTGATGATTGTGCAATTGTTCATGAGTATGGTATTGATGCAGTATTTAGTGTTGTGCCTCGCTCAGTGTCTCTTGAGCTTGCATTAAAAGAAGCCGCTATTAACGTAGAAAATACCGCTCGTAATGTTGCAGCAATATATTCAATGAAATAG
- the acnB gene encoding bifunctional aconitate hydratase 2/2-methylisocitrate dehydratase, which yields MLEAYRKHVEERASEGVVPRPLDAEQVAALVELVKNPPQGEEEVILDLLENRIPPGVDEAAYVKAGFLTAVTKGEVSSPLVSKEKAAELLGTMQGGYNIEPLVSLLDDTELAPIAVKALSHTLLMFDAFYDVEEKAKAGNVSAQQVLQSWADAEWFTSKDKVAEKITVKVFKVTGETNTDDLSPAPDAWSRPDIPVHAKAMLKMERDGITPDEQGSVGPITQIEEMQKDGIPLAYVGDVVGTGSSRKSATNSVLWFMGEDIPFVPNKRTGGVCLGGKIAPIFYNTMEDSGALPIELDVQNMNMGDIIDIFPYEGVVRKNNEEISSFKLSAVLLDEVRAGGRIPLIIGRGLTSRARISLGLEETDLFAKPIDPSASDKGYTLAQKMVGKACGVEGVRAGQYCEPKMTTVGSQDTTGPMTRDELKDLACLGFSADLVMQSFCHTSAYPKPVDVNTHHTLPDFIMNRAGVSLRPGDGVIHSWLNRMLLPDTVGTGGDSHTRFPLGISFPAGSGLVAFAAATGVMPLDMPESILVRFKGEMQPGITLRDLVHAIPLYGIKQGLLTVEKAGKINEFSGRVLEIEGVEHLSVEQAFELSDASAERSAAGCTVKLSQESIEEYLNSNIVMLKWMIAEGYGDVRTIERRITAMEEWLANPELLSADSDAEYAHVIEIDLADIDQPILCAPNDPDDARLLSDVQGTEIQEVFIGSCMTNIGHFRAAGKMLEEFNGSLSTRLWVAPPTKMDKDQLTEEGYYGIFGRAGVRIETPGCSLCMGNQARVADKSTVMSTSTRNFPNRLGTGANVYLASAELSAVGAILGRIPTKEEYLEYADKINATAADTYRYLNFHKMGAYTEKADTVIFQEPA from the coding sequence GTGCTTGAAGCTTATCGTAAACACGTCGAAGAACGTGCTTCAGAAGGCGTGGTCCCAAGACCACTGGATGCTGAGCAAGTAGCAGCATTAGTTGAATTAGTAAAAAATCCGCCTCAAGGCGAAGAAGAAGTTATTCTTGATTTACTAGAGAATCGTATTCCCCCTGGCGTTGATGAAGCCGCTTATGTTAAAGCTGGCTTCTTAACAGCAGTTACTAAAGGAGAAGTCTCTTCTCCACTTGTTAGTAAAGAAAAAGCAGCAGAATTACTTGGTACAATGCAAGGTGGTTATAATATAGAGCCTCTTGTTTCTTTATTAGATGACACTGAACTGGCACCAATTGCAGTTAAAGCACTATCACACACACTTTTGATGTTTGATGCTTTCTATGATGTAGAAGAAAAAGCAAAAGCAGGCAATGTTTCAGCGCAGCAAGTACTTCAATCATGGGCTGATGCAGAATGGTTTACATCAAAAGATAAAGTAGCTGAAAAGATCACTGTAAAAGTATTTAAAGTCACAGGTGAAACGAACACCGATGATCTTTCTCCTGCACCAGATGCATGGTCGCGTCCTGATATTCCTGTACATGCAAAAGCAATGTTGAAAATGGAACGCGATGGTATCACTCCAGATGAACAGGGTAGCGTTGGTCCTATTACTCAAATCGAAGAAATGCAAAAAGACGGCATCCCATTAGCTTATGTGGGTGATGTTGTTGGTACTGGTTCTTCTCGTAAATCAGCGACTAACTCAGTGCTTTGGTTCATGGGTGAAGATATTCCATTCGTACCAAATAAGCGCACTGGCGGTGTTTGTCTTGGTGGTAAAATTGCCCCGATCTTCTATAACACAATGGAAGATTCAGGAGCACTACCGATTGAACTTGATGTTCAAAACATGAATATGGGAGATATTATTGATATTTTCCCTTATGAAGGTGTAGTTCGTAAAAATAATGAAGAGATCTCTAGCTTTAAATTGAGCGCAGTGTTGCTTGATGAAGTTCGTGCTGGAGGTCGTATTCCTCTAATTATTGGTCGTGGATTAACAAGCCGTGCTCGTATTTCTCTTGGTTTAGAAGAAACCGATCTATTTGCTAAGCCAATTGATCCATCTGCATCTGATAAAGGCTACACGCTAGCTCAGAAGATGGTTGGTAAAGCATGTGGTGTTGAAGGCGTTCGTGCTGGTCAATATTGTGAGCCTAAGATGACAACGGTAGGCTCTCAGGATACGACGGGTCCTATGACGCGTGATGAGCTTAAAGATCTTGCATGTCTTGGCTTCTCTGCGGATCTTGTGATGCAATCTTTCTGTCACACATCGGCATACCCAAAACCTGTTGACGTAAACACGCATCACACGCTACCTGATTTCATCATGAACCGTGCAGGTGTTTCACTGCGTCCGGGTGATGGTGTTATCCACTCATGGTTAAACCGTATGCTCCTACCTGATACTGTTGGTACTGGTGGTGACTCGCATACTCGTTTCCCTCTAGGTATTTCGTTCCCTGCAGGCTCAGGTCTAGTGGCATTTGCAGCAGCAACAGGTGTTATGCCTCTTGATATGCCTGAATCTATTTTGGTTCGTTTTAAAGGTGAAATGCAACCGGGCATCACGCTACGTGATTTAGTACACGCGATTCCTCTATACGGCATCAAGCAAGGTCTACTAACGGTAGAGAAAGCAGGTAAGATCAACGAATTCTCTGGTCGTGTACTAGAAATTGAAGGCGTTGAACACTTATCTGTTGAGCAAGCGTTTGAGCTTTCAGATGCATCAGCTGAGCGTTCTGCAGCAGGTTGTACAGTTAAGTTGTCTCAAGAGTCTATCGAAGAGTACCTGAACTCAAACATCGTGATGCTTAAGTGGATGATTGCTGAAGGCTATGGTGATGTTCGTACTATCGAACGTCGTATTACTGCTATGGAAGAGTGGCTAGCGAACCCTGAGTTACTGTCTGCTGATTCAGATGCTGAATACGCTCACGTTATCGAGATCGACCTTGCTGACATCGATCAGCCAATCCTATGTGCACCAAATGATCCAGATGATGCTCGTCTTCTTTCTGACGTTCAAGGCACTGAGATTCAAGAAGTGTTCATCGGTTCTTGTATGACGAACATCGGTCACTTCCGTGCTGCTGGTAAGATGCTTGAAGAGTTCAACGGCTCGCTAAGCACTCGTCTATGGGTGGCTCCGCCAACTAAGATGGATAAAGACCAGCTAACAGAAGAAGGCTACTACGGCATCTTCGGTCGCGCTGGAGTTCGTATTGAAACTCCGGGTTGTTCACTATGTATGGGTAATCAGGCACGTGTGGCAGACAAGTCGACAGTAATGTCTACATCTACTCGTAACTTCCCGAACCGTTTGGGTACAGGTGCGAATGTTTACCTAGCGTCTGCTGAACTTTCTGCGGTTGGTGCGATTCTTGGTCGTATTCCAACGAAGGAAGAGTACCTAGAGTACGCAGATAAGATTAATGCAACCGCTGCAGATACTTACCGTTATTTGAACTTCCATAAAATGGGAGCATATACAGAGAAAGCGGATACGGTTATTTTCCAAGAGCCAGCTTAA